TTGATTGATAAAAGATACAAAATACTCATTTTATATTTTCCTGAAATTAGGTTTAGCGTATAATAAATTCCACATTTATTATAATCATTTTTTCTTTTCATTACTCTCCTTTTGGTTAGTATCTAACAATTTTGTTCGTATTGACTTAAAATAAAGTAAAAATTATAATACAATTTTATTTTTAAACAAGGAGAAATTATGAAAAATGTTTTATTAGTTAATGGTGCTAAGGCTTTTGCTAATGCAGGTGCAAGACTAAATGCAAGTTTGCAACAAGTTGCGTATGATACTTTAGTAGAAAATGGTTTTAATGTAGAACAAACCATAATTGATGATGGATATGATGTATTAGAAGAAGTAGAAAAATATGTAAGAGCTGATATTATAATTTATCAAATTCCAGGATTTTGGATGAATGCACCTTGGATAGTATGGGAATATTTTTCAAAAGTTTTTGGAGCTGCTTTTGGTAAATTATGTGCTAGTGATGGAAGAAGTAGAAGTGATGCTAGTAAAAAATACGGCTCTGGTGGGCTTAGTCAAAATAAAAAATATATGCTATCTTGGACTTGGAATGCACCTGAAGAAGCATTTACTGATAAAGAGCAATTTTTTGGTGGTGTCGGTATTGATGGAGTTAGCTTAAATCTTCATAAAACTCACGAGTTTTTAGGTATGAGTGCACTTAAAACTTTTGCTTGTTATGATGTAGTAAAAGACCCGCAAGCAGAAAAATATTTTAAAGACTATAAAGAACATATCTTAAATGAAATAGTAAAAAAATAATATTTTGGATTTAGGTTTTCTAAATCCAAAATTAAAAAAAATTAAATTTATTTTAAATATTTTTAATAATTTTATAATTTAAATTATAAACAAATAATTTATATATTTTTAAGTTCATATTACCTATAATCAAAATCTTAATCTAAATCAACAAACAAGGAAAAACTATGAAACTATCAACCAAAATTGCATTGTTTTCATTCATTGGAATTTTAATTAATTCTATAGTTTTAGTATCACTTCATAAATACTATGATAACTACTCTGTAAATTACACAAAACATACGGTAGAAGATGAAATCTTAACCGCTAAAAAACAACAGGTTAAAGCCCTAGTAGAAAGCGTTTTAAGGTATTCTGGTGCTATTTATGAAAAGCATAAAAACGATGGCACTTTAAATAATTTTAAGGCTGAATTACAAGAATATTTATCAAAAGTAAGATTTGGTAGAGCAAATAGTTATTACACCGTATTTGATAAAGATGGAAATATATATTACCATCCATCATCATCTTGGATTAATACTAATAAATATAACGAAAACGACGCTAAAGGTATGAAATTCGTCCAAGAAATGATTAAGAGTGCTGATAATAACGATGGTTATGTTAGATATTTTTATGAAGACGCAAATACAAATAAAGTAATGGAAAAATTATCATACACTAGCAAAGATAAAGCAAGCGGTCTTTATTTTATGACTTGGTTATCTTGGGAGACAATTAGCAAAACTTCAATAGAAAAAGTATCAAAAGATACAGAAGAACAAAGCTATAATAATATGATTACTTTTATAATTACTACTGCACTTATAATAATTGCGATTGTAAGCTTATCAATTATCTTCGTAAAATTCCAAATCACTCGCCCACTAAACAATCTAACAGCTAAATCAAACGAACTTAGCAGTGGAGATGGAGATTTAACTAAAAAGCTAGATGATAAAGGTAATGATGAAATAGCTCAAGCTTGTAAAGCTATTAATATATTCTTAGAAAAAGTAAGAATTCTAATAGCACAAGCAAAAGATATCTCAAATGAAAACGCTTCAATAGCAAATGAATTAAGCCACACAAGTCTTCAAACAGGTAAGCGTGCAGAAGAAGGTAGCGTAATAGTTACAGAAGTAGCTAATAAAGGAACTAATACTAAAGCAAACCTTGATAAAGGTGTAATTGGTGCAGCTAAAGGTAAAGATGAATTAAGTAATGCAAGTAAGTTTATAAAATCAGCAAACGATGCTATTAATTCATTAACTAATCAAATAAATCATAGTGCTGATATAGAAAGTGCTTTAGCTAGTAAGATTGAGCAATTAAGCCGTGATGCTGATAATGTTAAATCTATTTTAGAAATAATTAATGATGTAGCAGACCAGACTAACTTACTTGCACTAAATGCTGCAATAGAAGCAGCACGTGCAGGAGAGCATGGTAGAGGATTTGCCGTAGTAGCTGATGAAGTAAGAAGCCTAGCAGAAAGAACTCAAAAAAGCCTTAGTGAAATAAATGCAACAATAAGCGTTATAGTTCAAGGTATTAAAGATGCAAGCGAACAAATGAGCACTAATTCAGCAGAAATTAGTAAATTAACTCAAGTAGCAAGTAATACCCAAGATACAATTAATGAAATGGGTAAAGTAATGAGTGAAGCTGTAAAAATTAGTGAAGCAACTGTAAATGATTATATAAGCACAAGCAAAGATATGAGCGAGATATTAAGTGGAGTAAATAATATGAATACTATCACTAATGAAAACGCAAGAAGCGTAGAAGAAATAGCAGGAGCAGCAAATCATCTAAGTGAGATGACAGAACAACTAAACAAAAAG
This is a stretch of genomic DNA from Campylobacter sp. RM12651. It encodes these proteins:
- a CDS encoding NAD(P)H-dependent oxidoreductase produces the protein MKNVLLVNGAKAFANAGARLNASLQQVAYDTLVENGFNVEQTIIDDGYDVLEEVEKYVRADIIIYQIPGFWMNAPWIVWEYFSKVFGAAFGKLCASDGRSRSDASKKYGSGGLSQNKKYMLSWTWNAPEEAFTDKEQFFGGVGIDGVSLNLHKTHEFLGMSALKTFACYDVVKDPQAEKYFKDYKEHILNEIVKK
- a CDS encoding methyl-accepting chemotaxis protein — translated: MKLSTKIALFSFIGILINSIVLVSLHKYYDNYSVNYTKHTVEDEILTAKKQQVKALVESVLRYSGAIYEKHKNDGTLNNFKAELQEYLSKVRFGRANSYYTVFDKDGNIYYHPSSSWINTNKYNENDAKGMKFVQEMIKSADNNDGYVRYFYEDANTNKVMEKLSYTSKDKASGLYFMTWLSWETISKTSIEKVSKDTEEQSYNNMITFIITTALIIIAIVSLSIIFVKFQITRPLNNLTAKSNELSSGDGDLTKKLDDKGNDEIAQACKAINIFLEKVRILIAQAKDISNENASIANELSHTSLQTGKRAEEGSVIVTEVANKGTNTKANLDKGVIGAAKGKDELSNASKFIKSANDAINSLTNQINHSADIESALASKIEQLSRDADNVKSILEIINDVADQTNLLALNAAIEAARAGEHGRGFAVVADEVRSLAERTQKSLSEINATISVIVQGIKDASEQMSTNSAEISKLTQVASNTQDTINEMGKVMSEAVKISEATVNDYISTSKDMSEILSGVNNMNTITNENARSVEEIAGAANHLSEMTEQLNKKLNEFRT